In the Wyeomyia smithii strain HCP4-BCI-WySm-NY-G18 chromosome 2, ASM2978416v1, whole genome shotgun sequence genome, one interval contains:
- the LOC129725349 gene encoding uncharacterized protein LOC129725349: MTSNRIFLVELIVEELQVFSRESSDDKAPTESPELVSSEEHFEDRRQCPERCVRFQLANLARCEVCEKDFGSQLDVDGSKLGESCMFTLSRGSLADGVSVDFEISALEKQKDGSKTVLGKWTQSANDILFKLMQSYDEINRKQSSEASLGTVVSAGSISKRSIPVSETIKSLYPLHDDGEIVQGCVVVTLRFSCLGSRINQKFMFGAKPDEPGVTCFKATDLEEEEHFMKCVAFNDLAHPHPVLCRECNQKSSQPPTPPASVTSKESVCPPFDEYTAEMNGNAISIRVEKNSDIKVMLGDEQDGKCVKGCWTSLTLPEGVYALEERYVERQKNPCRLPVIRGNLKYPAEQWSGDFLMCKQRRPICAEDFRKRPDPTRSVCMQTRDPESTVDPAAACGIEICKKGWHDPNVDVFVLKLGKNKTSHGDDSPNQIELELRTPKGPMVEKRPKETRGVQVIEEEFDDVKKPPVKEAPKKAKKAPKKGKKK, encoded by the exons atgacTTCTAACCGAATCTTCTTAGTGGAACTGATTGTCGAAGAGTTACAGGTTTTTTCCCGTGAAAGTAGTGACGATAAAGCACCAACCGAATCCCCGGAACTCGTTTCTTCCGAAGAACATTTCGAAGACCGTCGCCAGTGCCCCGAACGATGTGTTCGCTTTCAGCTAGCCAATCTGGCCCGCTGTGAGGTGTGCGAAAAGGACTTCGGTTCCCAGCTGGACGTGGACGGGTCGAAACTAGGCGAGAGTTGCATGTTTACACTGAGCAGGGGTTCCCTCGCAGATGGCGTCTCAGTGGATTTTGAAATTTCAGCCTTAGAGAAGCAGAAAGATGGAAGCAAAACCGTTCTCGGAAAGTGGACGCAATCGGCGAATGATATTTTGTTCAAGTTGATGCAAAGCTACGATGAAATTAACAGGAAGCAGAGCTCCGAAGCATCGCTCGGCACAGTCGTTTCTGCAGGTTCTATTTCAAAGAGAAGTATACCCGTTTCGGAAACTATAAAATCTTTATATCCGCTGCATGACGATGGCGAGATCGTTCAAGGTTGCGTTGTGGTGACACTAAGATTCTCCTGTTTGGGTTCAAGAATCAACCAAAAATTTATGTTCGGTGCTAAACCAGATGAACCTGGAGTTACCTGTTTTAAAGCAACGGATTTAGAGGAGGAAGAACACTTCATGAAATGTGTAGCTTTTAACGATTTGGCCCATCCGCATCCGGTTTTATGTCGGGAATGTAATCAAAAGAGTTCTCAACCACCCACCCCTCCGGCGTCGGTAACCAGCAAGGAATCTGTCTGTCCTCCATTCGATGAGTACACAGCTGAGATGAACGGTAATGCGATTTCGATACGAGTGGAAAAGAATTCCGACATCAAAGTAATGCTTGGTGATGAACAGGATGGAAAGTGCGTGAAAGGTTGTTGG ACATCCTTAACCCTACCGGAAGGCGTTTACGCCCTGGAGGAACGCTACGTCGAGCGTCAGAAGAATCCCTGCCGACTACCGGTAATTCGCGGCAATCTCAAGTACCCTGCCGAACAGTGGTCCGGTGATTTCTTAATGTGCAAACAGAGACGTCCCATTTGTGCGGAGGATTTTCGTAAAAGGCCTGATCCGACTCGTTCCGTTTGCATGCAAACACGAGATCCGGAAAGCACGGTTGATCCGGCGGCAGCCTGCGGTATTGAGATCTGTAAGAAGGGCTGGCATGATCCGAATGTCGATGTATTCGTGCTCAAGTTAGGCAAAAACAAAACCTCCCATGGAGATGATTCTCCTAATCAAATTGAACTGGAACTGAGAACCCCGAAGGGACCCATGGTGGAGAAGCGGCCCAAAGAAACACGAGGAGTTCAGGTGATAGAGGAGGAATTTGACGACGTAAAGAAGCCACCTGTAAAAGAGGCACCAAAAAAAGCGAAGAAAGCCCCTAAGAAAGGCAAGAAAAAGTAA